In one window of Thermodesulfobacteriota bacterium DNA:
- a CDS encoding NADH-quinone oxidoreductase subunit C — protein sequence MRKLRDSFSRDILDITAFKGDVTVLVERKAVLNVCNYLKDDPSFRMNYLVDVLAVDHMPRSPRFDVIYCLYSIPKKQRIRVKTMVAEGESAPSVTGIWLGADWPEREAYDMFGIVFEGHPDLSRIYLPDDWEGFPLRKDYPLRGYKDRYNPYGEEKE from the coding sequence TTGAGGAAACTGAGGGACTCGTTCAGCCGGGACATCCTCGACATTACCGCGTTCAAGGGGGACGTCACCGTCCTGGTCGAGAGGAAGGCCGTCCTGAACGTCTGCAATTACCTGAAGGACGACCCCTCGTTCAGGATGAACTACCTCGTCGACGTACTGGCAGTCGACCACATGCCGCGCTCTCCAAGGTTCGACGTCATTTATTGCCTGTATTCAATCCCCAAAAAGCAGAGGATTCGCGTGAAGACAATGGTGGCCGAAGGCGAAAGCGCGCCCTCGGTGACCGGCATATGGCTTGGGGCCGACTGGCCTGAGAGGGAGGCGTACGACATGTTCGGGATCGTCTTCGAAGGCCACCCGGATTTGAGCCGCATCTACCTCCCGGACGACTGGGAGGGCTTCCCGCTAAGGAAGGACTATCCGCTGAGGGGCTATAAAGACAGGTACAACCCCTACGGAGAGGAAAAGGAATAA
- the nuoD gene encoding NADH dehydrogenase (quinone) subunit D, producing MIKDNNENDLLATKELTLHLGPQHPSSHGVLHLVIGLQGEMVTSCRPDIGYLHRGTEKIAENLLYHQFVPYTDRLDYMCSSSNNLAYVLAVEKLLDIEVPERAKYIRVIAAELSRIAGHLIGIGAWAVDLGAMSILLYAIREREMVLDIFEKLCGARMTHSYMRVGGVRYDFNNVCREACEELVRVLPARVDEYETILTGNRIWLERNKGVGHIPPELAISMGLSGPALRASGVNWDIRKDEPYLVYDRLAFDVALGENGDCFDRYMVRMVEIRQSLRMVEQCLAEMPDGPINVDIPEIVPPPKQDVYKNMENLIHHFKYVSQGFKVPEGEAYASIEAPKGELGVFIVSDGSERPYRLKIRAPSFMNLQTLGRVVNGLYLADVIAVLSSLDPVFGECDK from the coding sequence ATGATAAAAGACAACAACGAAAACGACCTTTTAGCCACTAAGGAGCTGACCCTTCACCTCGGGCCGCAGCACCCTTCGAGCCACGGCGTCCTGCATCTCGTTATCGGGCTGCAGGGCGAGATGGTTACGAGCTGCAGGCCCGATATCGGCTATCTCCACAGGGGCACCGAGAAGATAGCCGAGAACCTCCTCTACCACCAGTTCGTCCCCTATACCGACAGGCTCGACTACATGTGCTCGTCAAGCAACAACCTGGCGTACGTCCTCGCGGTCGAGAAGCTCCTGGACATAGAGGTCCCGGAAAGGGCCAAGTACATAAGGGTGATAGCGGCCGAGCTTTCGAGGATAGCCGGGCACCTCATAGGCATAGGCGCCTGGGCGGTCGACCTCGGGGCCATGTCCATCCTCCTCTACGCCATAAGGGAGAGGGAGATGGTCCTGGACATATTCGAGAAGCTCTGCGGCGCGCGCATGACGCACTCGTACATGAGGGTCGGCGGCGTAAGATACGACTTCAACAATGTATGCAGGGAGGCCTGCGAGGAGCTCGTGAGGGTGCTGCCCGCCAGGGTGGACGAGTACGAGACCATACTCACCGGGAACAGGATATGGCTCGAGAGGAACAAGGGCGTGGGCCACATACCCCCCGAGCTCGCGATATCCATGGGCCTTTCCGGCCCTGCGCTCCGCGCGAGCGGAGTAAATTGGGACATAAGGAAGGACGAGCCCTACCTCGTATACGACAGGCTCGCCTTCGACGTCGCCCTCGGGGAGAACGGTGACTGCTTCGACCGCTACATGGTGAGGATGGTCGAGATAAGGCAGTCGCTCCGCATGGTCGAGCAGTGCCTCGCGGAGATGCCCGACGGTCCGATAAACGTCGACATACCCGAGATAGTGCCGCCGCCCAAGCAGGACGTATACAAGAACATGGAGAACCTCATCCACCATTTCAAGTACGTCTCGCAGGGCTTCAAGGTGCCGGAGGGCGAGGCCTACGCCTCGATAGAGGCCCCCAAGGGCGAGCTGGGCGTATTCATAGTAAGCGACGGCTCGGAGCGCCCCTACAGGCTCAAGATCCGGGCCCCGTCGTTCATGAACCTGCAGACGCTTGGCCGCGTCGTCAACGGCCTTTACCTTGCCGACGTCATAGCGGTCCTTTCGAGCCTCGACCCGGTCTTCGGTGAGTGCGACAAGTAA
- the nuoE gene encoding NADH-quinone oxidoreductase subunit NuoE, which yields MLSEESKKELEAALGKYPNKRSAVMDALRIAQKGNGGHLTKEDMDEIASMLEMRPVEVNAAAAFYTMYNIEKPVGKYHIQVCRNISCSLLGAEHLIKHMERTLGISTGGTTPDKRFTLSTVECLGSCGTAPMMQINDDYYENLTETRIDELLKTLK from the coding sequence ATGCTCTCAGAAGAGTCTAAAAAGGAACTGGAAGCGGCCCTCGGGAAGTACCCGAACAAGAGGTCCGCGGTCATGGACGCGCTGCGCATAGCGCAGAAGGGGAACGGCGGGCATTTGACGAAAGAGGACATGGACGAGATCGCGTCGATGCTCGAGATGCGGCCGGTCGAGGTGAACGCCGCCGCCGCGTTCTACACCATGTATAACATAGAAAAGCCCGTAGGCAAGTACCACATCCAGGTGTGCAGGAACATCTCCTGCTCGCTCCTGGGCGCTGAGCACTTGATAAAGCACATGGAAAGGACGCTCGGGATAAGTACAGGCGGTACGACCCCCGACAAGCGCTTCACCCTTTCCACCGTAGAGTGCCTCGGCTCTTGCGGAACGGCCCCCATGATGCAGATAAACGACGACTACTACGAGAACCTGACCGAAACGCGGATAGACGAGCTGTTGAAGACGCTGAAGTGA
- the nuoF gene encoding NADH-quinone oxidoreductase subunit NuoF — protein MERVLLKNHGKPDSHRIAGYLASGGYKALEAALRMKPDNIIQMVKDSGLRGRGGAGFSTGLKWSFIPKDPTLQKYLCCNADEGEPGTFKDRGIIDHDPHLLIEGMIITSYAIGATRSYIYIRGEFDFGAKRLEDAIKEAHAKGYLGKNILGSGFEHEMYVHRGYGAYICGEETALLESIEGYRAQPRKKPPFPALAGLYGKPTVINNVETLSCIPAIIEKGAEWFKKLGPEKSPGPKIYCVSGHVKKPGLYELPMGTTARELIYGHCGGMLHETRPLKAFIPGGVSAPMLTPQDIDTPLDFDSLAAKGSMLGSGAVIVMDNSTCMVKMAYIINRFFSHESCGKCTPCRDGTPWLTKVLRRLEHGEGRPGDVELLESLCTNIFGRTFCPLGDGAVMALRGALKHFRQEFQYHVDHKMCPAS, from the coding sequence ATGGAAAGAGTGCTGCTTAAAAACCACGGCAAGCCCGACTCGCACAGGATAGCGGGCTACCTGGCGTCCGGCGGGTACAAGGCCCTCGAGGCCGCCCTCAGGATGAAGCCCGACAACATCATCCAGATGGTGAAGGACTCGGGCCTCCGCGGACGCGGTGGCGCGGGCTTCTCGACGGGCCTCAAGTGGAGCTTCATCCCTAAGGACCCGACCCTGCAGAAGTACCTCTGCTGCAACGCGGACGAGGGAGAGCCGGGCACCTTCAAGGACAGGGGCATCATAGACCACGACCCGCACCTCCTCATCGAGGGTATGATCATAACGAGCTACGCCATAGGCGCCACCAGGTCCTATATCTACATAAGGGGCGAGTTCGACTTCGGGGCGAAGAGGCTCGAAGATGCGATAAAAGAGGCGCACGCAAAGGGGTATCTCGGGAAGAACATCCTGGGGAGCGGCTTCGAGCACGAGATGTACGTGCACCGGGGCTACGGCGCCTACATATGCGGCGAGGAGACGGCCCTCCTCGAGTCCATTGAGGGCTACAGGGCCCAGCCGAGGAAGAAGCCGCCTTTCCCGGCGCTCGCCGGCCTATACGGAAAGCCGACCGTCATCAACAACGTCGAGACACTCTCGTGCATCCCGGCGATAATCGAGAAGGGGGCTGAGTGGTTCAAGAAGCTCGGCCCGGAGAAGAGCCCGGGGCCCAAGATATACTGCGTAAGCGGGCACGTCAAGAAGCCAGGCCTCTACGAGCTCCCGATGGGGACCACGGCAAGGGAGCTCATATACGGGCACTGCGGAGGGATGCTCCACGAGACGAGGCCCCTCAAGGCCTTCATCCCGGGCGGCGTGAGCGCGCCCATGCTGACCCCGCAGGACATCGACACCCCGCTCGATTTCGACTCGCTCGCGGCAAAGGGCTCGATGCTCGGCTCCGGCGCTGTCATAGTGATGGACAACTCGACCTGCATGGTGAAAATGGCGTACATCATCAACAGGTTCTTCAGCCACGAGTCCTGCGGCAAGTGCACGCCGTGCCGCGACGGCACGCCCTGGCTTACCAAGGTGCTCCGGAGGCTCGAGCACGGCGAAGGCAGGCCGGGGGACGTGGAGCTCCTCGAAAGCCTCTGCACGAACATATTCGGACGCACCTTCTGCCCGCTCGGGGACGGCGCGGTTATGGCCCTCCGGGGCGCGCTCAAGCACTTCAGGCAGGAGTTCCAGTACCACGTAGACCACAAGATGTGCCCGGCGTCATAA